The following proteins are co-located in the Shouchella hunanensis genome:
- the tenA gene encoding thiaminase II: MSFSNELRAHANPVFEAILQHPFVQGIGKGQLPPEALIHYVKQDFEYLNTFMQIYGLAINKSTTRDDIALFNEQISFILHSEIHPHNNFCQVAGVSYDELQYEPLAPTAHHYTRHMLDVAQKGSLAEILAVLLPCPWTYQVIGDYLYETFNPTKDHPFYEWISFYRSNGEMNVTSLFCQRLDELAKDATPVQKQQMIDHFVKSCQLEFAFWEMAYTNESWPVSLESVT; this comes from the coding sequence ATGAGTTTTAGCAACGAATTACGTGCACACGCCAACCCCGTATTTGAAGCCATTTTACAACACCCGTTTGTCCAAGGTATTGGAAAAGGACAACTCCCACCTGAAGCATTAATCCATTATGTCAAGCAAGATTTTGAATACTTGAATACATTTATGCAAATTTATGGATTAGCGATAAACAAAAGTACAACGAGAGACGACATTGCGCTATTTAATGAACAAATATCGTTTATTCTTCATAGTGAAATTCATCCACACAATAACTTTTGTCAAGTGGCAGGGGTTTCGTACGACGAACTTCAATATGAACCCCTAGCACCAACCGCTCACCATTATACAAGACATATGCTTGATGTAGCTCAAAAAGGTTCGTTAGCAGAGATTTTGGCCGTCCTTCTCCCTTGCCCTTGGACGTATCAAGTTATTGGAGACTACCTTTATGAAACATTTAACCCAACAAAGGATCACCCTTTTTATGAATGGATTTCATTCTATCGTTCGAATGGTGAAATGAACGTCACTTCCTTATTCTGCCAGCGTTTAGATGAGCTTGCTAAAGACGCGACTCCTGTTCAAAAACAGCAAATGATTGATCATTTTGTGAAAAGCTGTCAATTAGAGTTTGCTTTTTGGGAAATGGCGTACACAAATGAATCTTGGCCTGTTTCATTAGAGTCTGTTACATGA